The Leptospira bouyouniensis genome has a segment encoding these proteins:
- the hisA gene encoding 1-(5-phosphoribosyl)-5-[(5-phosphoribosylamino)methylideneamino]imidazole-4-carboxamide isomerase, translated as MLVLPAIDLLDNEAVRLLQGDYSKKTVYSSSPEKMIQVFEEQGATLIHIVDLNAAKTGKSENEKTIKKIKEKCSVDLELGGGIRSVDNMKFYDGLGVSRFILGTIAVEDPKIVEKGLSLFGQNRIVIGVDAKNGYVRTKGWETNSGILYKDFLNTMYAMGIRHVIFTDIARDGMMEGPSTHLYKELLTEFPDLQLVASGGVSSTQDLVELYDQTDGKLFGAITGKAIYEGKLDLKESIRILNQKREK; from the coding sequence ATGTTAGTATTACCTGCAATTGATTTACTCGATAACGAAGCTGTCCGCCTTTTACAAGGAGACTATTCTAAAAAAACTGTTTATTCTTCATCACCTGAAAAAATGATCCAAGTGTTTGAAGAACAAGGTGCTACCTTGATTCACATTGTAGATCTTAATGCAGCTAAGACAGGTAAATCGGAAAATGAAAAAACAATCAAAAAAATAAAAGAAAAATGTTCCGTAGATCTTGAGTTAGGTGGTGGTATTCGATCCGTCGATAACATGAAGTTTTATGATGGTTTAGGAGTCTCAAGGTTTATTTTAGGAACGATAGCTGTCGAAGATCCTAAGATAGTTGAAAAAGGACTTTCTTTGTTTGGCCAAAACCGAATTGTCATTGGAGTAGATGCTAAAAATGGTTATGTGCGCACCAAAGGTTGGGAGACCAACTCAGGGATCTTATATAAAGATTTTTTAAATACGATGTATGCGATGGGAATTCGCCATGTGATTTTTACAGATATCGCAAGAGATGGGATGATGGAAGGTCCGAGTACCCATTTATATAAGGAATTACTCACTGAATTTCCAGATTTACAACTCGTTGCATCTGGAGGTGTTTCCTCCACTCAGGATTTGGTGGAACTGTATGACCAAACCGATGGAAAATTGTTTGGTGCCATCACAGGAAAAGCCATTTATGAAGGAAAATTAGATCTAAAAGAAAGTATCAGGATTCTAAATCAAAAGAGGGAAAAATAG
- the hisH gene encoding imidazole glycerol phosphate synthase subunit HisH, whose protein sequence is MIAVLDFGMGNIHSLLKAVSLYTDDFVFTNDPNQVKQADKIILPGDGHFDKAMQNLNELGFDTLIKDHIARKKYLFGICIGYQVLFEDSDETSKPGSTISGLGLIRGKIRKFEGKSNLKVPHMGWNKLFDIKQKNTKLLKGIPSESFMYFIHSYRPVGVDRLDITANCHYYGESFPAVVEKETVFGTQFHPEKSDKLGLGILKNFIEL, encoded by the coding sequence GTGATTGCAGTTTTAGATTTTGGAATGGGAAATATCCATTCCTTATTAAAAGCTGTTTCTCTTTATACAGATGATTTTGTTTTCACAAACGATCCAAATCAAGTAAAACAAGCAGACAAAATCATTTTGCCTGGTGATGGCCATTTTGACAAAGCAATGCAAAACCTTAACGAACTAGGTTTTGATACTCTAATCAAAGACCATATCGCTAGAAAAAAATATTTGTTTGGGATTTGTATCGGTTACCAAGTGTTATTCGAAGATTCTGATGAAACAAGTAAACCTGGATCGACAATTTCGGGGCTTGGTCTTATACGAGGGAAGATTCGAAAGTTTGAAGGGAAATCAAATTTAAAAGTACCTCATATGGGTTGGAACAAACTCTTTGATATCAAACAAAAAAATACCAAACTACTAAAGGGAATTCCTAGCGAATCCTTTATGTATTTCATCCATTCCTATCGACCAGTGGGAGTGGACAGGTTGGACATCACTGCTAATTGTCATTATTACGGGGAATCCTTTCCAGCAGTTGTGGAAAAGGAAACCGTATTTGGAACTCAGTTCCACCCTGAAAAATCAGACAAACTAGGACTGGGAATCCTGAAAAATTTCATAGAACTCTAA